One Candidatus Hydrogenedentota bacterium DNA window includes the following coding sequences:
- a CDS encoding DEAD/DEAH box helicase family protein, translating into MADSPEENARRDIDADLTAAGWQVQSREELDLTAGRGVAVREFPMKAGFGFADYLLYLDRKAAGAIEAKAEGTLAGVEAQSAKYAAGLPDNLPAHRRPLPFLFESNGSVTYFTNGLDPTPRSRQLFNFPRPDAVAELLAQSTQLRGRLKTLPALDETRLWKVQGQAIRNLEASFARADQRALIQMATGSGKTFTAVNVCYRLLKFGGAKRILFLVDRGNLGKQGEDEFTDFEPPDDPRKFPALYTVQRLKSNAINPASKVVITTIQRLYSMLKGEPEFDASNEEGSGFDTAKPWQGAPPDVVYNAGIPPEFFDFIIVDECHRSIYELWSQVLLYFDAFLIGLTATPAGKTIGFFNQNLVMQYGHDQAVVDGVNVGFDVYRIRTKVTESGATILAGPTGVYVDKRHKLTRAERLELLKRDMTYTSSELDRDVVNESQIRTVLMEFRDKVLPDAFPGRKEVPKTLIFAKDDSHADDIVRIARDVFAEGNDFCQKITYRTGFTKVTKKVKNDDGTESDVTEWVKTSSLTPDEILANFRNSFYPRIAVTVDMISTGTDVKPIECVFFMRNVKSAGFFEQMKGRGVRVISPDKLRTVTPSAEVKDRFIIVDAVGVCEQDKTDSQTLNRQPSATLEELLNYVAQGGVDSEALTTLAGRLARLQREFSRDQLAELKDLAGGKSLSELSHNLLKACDPDAQRETPAEQLQQEAVTPFLKAAFRRRILQIRKQNEQTMDRHTIDEVLYSGFDAASLDKARTKVSDFKRWIKEHKDELAALQAIYAGTRPLKMALKDLKQLRDALAAPPLAVTPLQLWRAFEATERIAAEAGAPKRGGDLLTDLVQIVRHAIEPGAAPLKSYAEDVRRNLAYWKAEKRRTGATFTNEQEEWLDRIAEHIATSLAIQADDFETGWFSQHGSLGRAHQLFGDKLPSLLAELNERLAA; encoded by the coding sequence ATGGCCGACAGCCCGGAAGAGAACGCCAGACGCGACATCGATGCCGACCTCACGGCGGCTGGCTGGCAGGTACAAAGCCGGGAAGAACTGGATCTTACCGCAGGCCGTGGCGTTGCCGTTCGAGAATTTCCAATGAAGGCGGGTTTCGGCTTTGCCGACTATCTGCTCTATCTGGACCGAAAGGCCGCTGGCGCCATTGAGGCCAAGGCCGAGGGTACGCTGGCCGGCGTTGAGGCTCAGTCTGCGAAGTACGCCGCCGGTCTGCCCGACAATCTCCCTGCTCACCGGCGCCCTTTGCCGTTCCTGTTCGAATCAAATGGGTCCGTCACCTATTTTACGAACGGCCTCGACCCAACGCCCAGGAGCCGCCAACTCTTCAACTTCCCTCGCCCGGATGCCGTAGCCGAACTTCTGGCCCAGTCGACACAGCTTCGCGGGCGACTGAAGACGCTGCCCGCCCTCGATGAAACGCGGCTCTGGAAAGTGCAGGGGCAGGCTATCCGCAATCTTGAGGCGTCGTTTGCCCGGGCGGATCAACGTGCGCTCATCCAGATGGCGACGGGGTCGGGCAAGACGTTTACCGCCGTCAATGTCTGCTATCGCCTGCTGAAGTTTGGGGGTGCGAAACGAATTCTCTTTCTCGTCGACCGGGGCAACCTGGGCAAACAGGGCGAAGATGAATTCACGGATTTTGAACCGCCTGACGATCCGCGGAAGTTTCCGGCCTTGTACACCGTGCAACGTCTCAAATCGAACGCGATCAATCCCGCCTCGAAAGTCGTCATCACGACCATTCAGCGTCTCTACTCCATGTTGAAGGGCGAGCCGGAATTCGACGCGAGCAACGAGGAAGGATCAGGCTTCGACACCGCGAAGCCGTGGCAGGGCGCGCCGCCGGACGTCGTTTACAACGCGGGCATTCCCCCCGAATTCTTCGACTTCATCATCGTGGATGAGTGCCATCGCTCGATCTACGAACTGTGGAGCCAGGTGCTCCTCTACTTTGATGCCTTCCTGATCGGCCTGACAGCCACCCCGGCCGGAAAGACCATCGGGTTTTTCAATCAGAACCTCGTCATGCAATACGGTCACGACCAGGCGGTTGTCGATGGCGTGAACGTCGGGTTCGATGTCTACCGCATCCGGACCAAGGTGACCGAAAGCGGCGCAACGATTCTAGCCGGACCCACGGGCGTTTACGTGGACAAGCGCCACAAACTCACGCGCGCCGAACGGCTGGAACTGCTCAAGCGAGACATGACCTATACGTCCTCGGAACTGGACCGCGACGTCGTCAACGAGAGCCAGATCCGGACCGTGCTCATGGAGTTCCGCGACAAGGTACTGCCCGACGCATTCCCCGGCCGCAAGGAAGTGCCCAAGACGCTGATTTTCGCGAAGGACGATTCCCATGCGGACGATATTGTCCGCATCGCGAGAGATGTCTTCGCGGAGGGCAACGACTTTTGCCAAAAGATCACCTACCGCACCGGCTTCACCAAGGTGACGAAGAAGGTGAAGAACGATGACGGGACTGAGTCGGATGTAACGGAGTGGGTGAAGACGTCCTCCCTCACGCCGGACGAAATCCTCGCCAACTTCCGGAACAGCTTCTACCCGCGGATCGCCGTGACGGTGGACATGATCTCCACCGGCACGGATGTGAAGCCGATCGAGTGCGTTTTCTTCATGCGCAACGTCAAGTCGGCCGGTTTTTTCGAACAGATGAAGGGCCGCGGCGTGCGCGTGATTTCACCCGACAAGCTGCGCACGGTCACGCCCAGCGCGGAGGTCAAAGACAGGTTCATCATCGTCGACGCCGTAGGTGTCTGCGAACAGGACAAGACCGACTCGCAGACATTGAACCGCCAACCGTCGGCAACGCTGGAGGAACTGCTGAATTACGTCGCGCAGGGCGGCGTCGATTCCGAAGCGCTCACGACGCTCGCGGGCCGGCTCGCCCGTCTACAGCGCGAATTCAGCCGCGACCAGCTTGCCGAGCTGAAGGACCTGGCAGGCGGCAAGTCGCTAAGCGAGCTCTCTCACAACCTGCTCAAGGCCTGCGATCCTGATGCCCAACGCGAGACACCGGCCGAACAGCTCCAGCAGGAAGCGGTCACCCCTTTTCTCAAGGCCGCGTTTCGACGGCGCATCCTGCAGATCCGGAAGCAGAACGAACAGACGATGGACCGGCACACGATCGACGAAGTGCTGTATTCCGGATTCGACGCGGCGTCGCTGGACAAGGCGCGGACCAAGGTCAGCGACTTCAAGAGGTGGATCAAGGAACACAAGGACGAGTTGGCGGCGCTGCAGGCCATCTATGCGGGCACGCGGCCGCTGAAGATGGCGCTCAAGGATCTGAAGCAGTTGCGCGACGCCCTCGCCGCGCCGCCGCTCGCCGTGACACCCCTCCAGCTCTGGCGCGCTTTCGAAGCCACCGAACGCATCGCCGCCGAAGCGGGGGCCCCGAAGCGCGGCGGCGATCTGCTGACTGACCTCGTCCAGATCGTGCGACATGCCATCGAACCAGGCGCGGCGCCGCTGAAATCCTACGCCGAAGACGTGCGCCGGAACCTCGCGTACTGGAAAGCGGAGAAGCGCCGGACCGGCGCGACCTTCACGAACGAACAGGAAGAGTGGCTCGACCGCATCGCCGAACACATCGCCACCAGCCTCGCGATCCAGGCCGACGACTTCGAAACCGGCTGGTTCAGCCAGCACGGCAGCCTGGGCCGCGCCCACCAGCTCTTCGGCGACAAGCTTCCCTCGCTCCTGGCCGAATTGAATGAGAGATTGGCGGCGTGA